A window from Corynebacterium singulare encodes these proteins:
- a CDS encoding MFS transporter: MNRLDHHTISRTERLDRLPVTPKHKRLLFGSGIGWALDAMDVGLISFIMAALAVHWGITPTESSWLASVGFIGMALGATFGGLLADKFGRRHIFALTLLVYGLATGASALATGLTILIVLRFFIGLGLGAELPVASTLISEFAPLKVRGRMVVLLEAFWALGWILAAVIGTFVVGASESGWRWALALGMVPAMYALFVRLKLPESVRFLESQGRHEEAEEIVASFEAEVDDADIDRTTPPPTYSEEDVTATSIWSKSLRGRTLALWTIWFCVNLSYYGAFIWIPSLLVADGFSLVKSFSFTLIITLAQLPGYAAAAWLIEVWGRRSTLATFLVGSALSAGLYGFAGSEAMIILAGCLLSFFNLGAWGALYAIGPELYPTALRGRGTGAAAGFGRLASILAPLIVPPLIAAAGTGWLFVLFAAAFAIAALAALSLPELKGKALAQ, from the coding sequence ATGAATCGTCTTGATCATCACACTATCTCCCGCACGGAACGCCTTGACCGGCTTCCAGTTACTCCCAAGCACAAACGTCTCCTCTTCGGCTCCGGCATTGGCTGGGCGCTCGATGCCATGGATGTGGGCCTCATCTCCTTCATCATGGCAGCCCTCGCCGTGCACTGGGGTATCACGCCCACCGAGTCCTCCTGGCTTGCCTCTGTCGGCTTCATCGGCATGGCGTTGGGCGCCACGTTCGGTGGCTTGTTGGCCGATAAGTTTGGCCGCCGCCACATCTTTGCCCTGACATTGCTGGTCTACGGACTGGCAACGGGCGCATCGGCCTTAGCGACCGGGCTGACGATTCTCATTGTCCTACGCTTCTTCATTGGACTCGGGCTTGGTGCGGAGCTTCCCGTGGCCTCCACTCTCATTTCCGAGTTTGCACCGCTCAAGGTACGCGGGCGCATGGTCGTCTTGCTCGAAGCCTTCTGGGCCTTGGGCTGGATTCTTGCGGCTGTTATCGGAACGTTTGTCGTGGGGGCGTCGGAAAGCGGCTGGCGCTGGGCATTAGCCCTCGGCATGGTACCGGCCATGTACGCTCTGTTCGTGCGGCTCAAGCTTCCTGAGTCCGTGCGCTTCCTAGAATCTCAGGGGCGCCACGAAGAGGCCGAGGAGATCGTCGCTTCCTTTGAAGCCGAGGTCGATGACGCCGACATCGACCGCACGACGCCCCCACCGACGTACTCCGAAGAAGACGTCACCGCCACCAGCATCTGGTCGAAGAGCCTGCGCGGACGCACACTGGCACTGTGGACCATCTGGTTCTGCGTCAACCTGTCGTACTACGGCGCCTTCATCTGGATTCCGTCTCTGCTTGTTGCTGACGGCTTCTCCCTGGTGAAATCCTTCAGCTTCACGCTCATCATCACGCTGGCACAGCTGCCTGGCTACGCTGCGGCTGCCTGGCTCATTGAGGTGTGGGGGCGCCGCAGCACACTGGCTACCTTCCTCGTGGGCTCCGCCTTGTCCGCGGGTCTCTACGGCTTCGCCGGCAGCGAGGCCATGATCATTCTGGCCGGCTGCTTGCTATCCTTTTTCAACTTGGGCGCATGGGGCGCGCTCTACGCCATCGGCCCAGAGCTCTACCCCACGGCACTTCGCGGCCGCGGCACCGGCGCCGCCGCCGGCTTCGGACGCCTCGCTTCCATCCTCGCCCCGCTCATTGTCCCGCCTCTTATTGCTGCGGCAGGTACCGGCTGGCTCTTCGTGCTCTTCGCCGCGGCCTTCGCCATAGCGGCACTCGCTGCGCTCAGCCTCCCCGAGCTGAAAGGCAAGGCCCTTGCTCAATAG